GCAGATCCGCGGCTGGTTCGCGGGCCGGCTGCCGGAGGATCTCTTCGAGTCGCTGGTGGAGGTCACCGTCGACCGCGAGGAGATCACCGTCGTCGGCCGCATCGCACCCCCCGCGCTGGCCGAGGACGCCTCGCCGACCGAGCGCAGGGCCGCGGCGCAGGGCCGCATCCAGGAGTTCCGCGAGCGCACCCGCGACGCCCGGATCGCCATCGCCCGCGAGGCGGAGCGGCAGTACGACCAGAAGGTCGCCTGGGGCGTGGAGTGCGACGGCACCCGCGTCCTGTTCACCCACCTGGCCGTGCCGACGATGACCCGGCTGCGCCAGCCGGAGCGGGCCGTCCTCGACACGCTGGTCGCCGGAGGCGTCGCGCGCAGCCGCAGCGAGGCCCTGGCCTGGTGCGTCCGGCTGGTCCAGCAGCACGCCGACGACTGGCTGGTCGAGCTGCGCGACTCCCTCGAGCAGGTCCACCGGGTCCGCGCCCAGGGCCCCGACGCCCCGGCCGGGAACGCCGCGGAGAGCGCGTGACCGGGTCGCCCGACCCGACGACGCCGAGCATCCTCGCGTGGGCCGGCGGCCTGCCCGCGCTGCGCCGGCTGACCACCGTGTTCTACGCCCGGGTGCCGCACGATCCCGTGCTGGCGCCGGTGTTCGCGGGCATGGACGCCGACCACCCCGAGCACGTCGCCCTCTGGCTCGCCGAGGTCTTCGGCGGCCCTGCGGACTACACCGCGCACCGCGGCGGCCACCCGCACATGGCCCGACAGCACCTCGGCCGCGGGATCACCGAGCAGCAGCGGCGGCGGTGGGTCGACCTGCTGCTCGACGCCGCCGACGAGGTGGGGCTGCCGACGGACCCCGAGTTCCGCGCGGTGTTCGTCTACTACCTGGAATGGGGCACCCGGATGGCGCTGGTCTACTCCGGCGACGACCCGCCGCCGATCGACGCCGCCGACGTCCCGATCTGGCAGTGGGGACAGACGCCGCCGTGGCAGCCGGACCGGCGCGACGAGTCCGACTGACCGACGGCCCGGACCAGCCCCCCGTTTCCGGAGGACTCCGGCCGGAGAGGGTGACGCCATGCGCGTCGTACTGCCTGCTGCCCTGGCGGCCACCCTGCTCCTCTCCGCCTGCTCCACGGCCCACGAGGACGACGGGCCGGAGGTTGCCGCGCCAGAGGTCGAGGACCTCGAGACGGCCTGGCAGGTCGACGTCGAGGGCCTGTACCGCGACGCCGACACCGGTCGCGGCGACGGCATCTGGGTCGGCACCGACCGGGTCGCCCTGATCACGACCGACAGCGTCACCGTCCTCGACACAGCCGACGGTACGACGACCGGCACGATCGACCTCCCCGGACAGGTCTGCGCCGTCGCACCCGACGTCAACGCCGACGGCATCGGCGTCGTGGTCGTCGGCCGCCGGGCCCGGGGCGGCGGGGCGCCCTGCAACGCGGCCCGCGCAGTCGCCGTCGACCTCGCCGACGCCACGACGCTGTGGACCAGGCCGGTGCGGGAGCGGGTCTACCTCGGTTCCATCGGCGTGGGCGAGAAGACCGTGGCCGTCGCCGATGCCGGCGCCGGCGCCCAACGGCTGCGGCTCAGCGACGGCAAGCGGCTGCCGGACGTCGCAGGCACCAAGTCGTCAGCCAACGGCGCGACCATCGTCGCGGCAGGCGACGACTACACCTCCCTCGCGGTCCACGACCAGGACTCCGGCCGGCTGCTCACCACGGTCACCGTGCCAGACGTGTACGACGTCGCGGAGATCCTTCCCGGCGCCGAGCCCCCCGTCGTCGCCGTCAACGGTCCGGACGGCTTCGCCCTCGTGGACCTCGCAGGACGCGAGCCCCGTCCGGTCGGCCGCGCCATCGACAGCAGCTATCCACGCTTCGAGCGGGTGACGAGCCTCGACGGCACCGCCGTCCTCCAGTACGGCAAGTCCTCCGTCGTCGGTCGGTGGAACCCCGACACCCGCACCCTCGACACGATCCCGGCCCTCGACGAGGGCGAGAGCCTCGTCGGTGCGTACGACGGCCGGCTGGTCACCACCATCTCCTCCGGCAACCCGCTCGCACCGGGCGCCGTGGTCCGGCTGGTCGACCCGGCGGATCCCGCGGACCCGCTCGTCCTCGGCACCGTCCCGGAGTCGATCAGCAGCTTCTTCGGAACCGCGACCTCAGCGGTCGCCGGCGACCTGCTGATCGGCGAGGTCGAGGGAGGCGTGGCCGCCTTCCGCCTGCCCGGCGACGGCACCCCGACCAGCCGGTTCGTCGCGGCCGCTCCGGAGGGTGAGGTCACCGCACGCGAGACGGCCGACCTGTGCACGGGCATCGCGCCGGACTCGCTGGGGATCCTCGGCTACCGGGAGACGGAAGGAGTTCCGGCCACCTGCACCTTCTCGCACCAGACCGCCGACAGCCGCGGCGACTTCATCCTCCAGGTCAACGCCTACGCGCTCCAGGCCGGGGACGGGAAGACGGCCGACGAGATCGCGCACGCGACCTTCGCCAACACCGCCGAAGGCGACACCGCGCGGGACGTCGAGCCGTTCGATCCGGTCCCCGGCCTCGGTGACGAGGCGGCGATCGGGGCCGGCATGCGCATCCTCGTGGTCCGCGTCGACAACGCCGTGGTACACCTCCACCTGAACGACCTGAGCGGCGGCCCGCGCAAGCCGGGAGTGCGTCGCGCGGCCCTGGAGGCGATCGCCCGCGACCTGCTCGCCGAGCTCGAGCGCCGCCGGGGCTGAGCCGCGCGGCGGGGCCGGGTCAGCCGACGAGCACGCCCAGCGGCAGGTCGCCGCACGGGATGAGCGCGCCGCGCTGCTCCGGCGCGATCAGCCGCCCGGTCGGCACCCGCGGGTCGGCGGACAGCACGACCCGGAAGGACTGGTTGACGACGGCAGCGCCCGCCTCGCGGACCGCTCCCAGCAGGAGCGACTCGAAGGTGTCGAGGAGGGTGTCCGCACCGACGACGCCGACGATGCGCCCGTCGACCTCGACCGGGACGGTCGTGGTGAGCATGTACTCGTCGCTGCAGACGTAGTCGACGAACGGGCCGGTGACGTGGGCGCGACCCGTCTCGACGGGCGTGCGGTACCACTCCACCCGGCTGTAGTCGACGGGGTCGCCCGAGCCGGAGACGGTCGACTGGGCGAGCAGCTGCTGCTCCTCGCCCTGCCACCAGGCGAGGTAGAGGTGGTGGTCGGCGAGGAAGCCGGGCGCCGCGACGAAGCCGCCACCGAAGAGGGGGAGGCCGGCCAGCAGGTCACGGGTGAGTGGGTGCGCCGCGGCGACGAGGTCGGCCGCGAGCAGCGGCGTACGACGGCAGACGTCCTCGAGCCCGCTGCGGACGACGTCGAGCGCCTCGATCACGCCCTGGAAGTAGGCCTCGACCTCGCGCGCGCAGGCGAGCGCCGCCGGCGACGCGGACCCGCTCGCCCCCTCGATCACCATCGACCCCATGGACACATCCCTTCCGGGGTCCAGCACGGCTGCACCCCCACGGCTACGGAACGGCACGGGCTGCGCGCCTGTCAAGGAGCCCGTCGCGCCGGTGGACCTCCTCATCGGTAGCTCGCGTGCAGCACGGCGAGCTCGTCGACCGCGCGGTCCAGCTGGCGTCGTACGGCCTTGCGGGCGGCGTCGCCGTCGTGGGCGCGCAACGCGGTGAAGAGCTCCTCGTGGCAGGTGCGGGTGAAGGCCTGGAACTCCGGATCACCCAGCGGCTGCCGGAGCAGGGCGCCGAAGTCGGCCTCCAGGCCGACGACCTGACGGGTCATCCGGGCGGACTGGCTCAGCGCGGCGAGGGTCAGGTGGAGCTCCGCGTCGGCATGGCGCCAGTGACCGGGGTCCGCGTCGCCGGCCTCCGGGAGCAGGGACGCGAGCAGGTCGACGTCGGCGGCGTCGGCGTACTCGGCGGCGAGCTCGGCGCAGCCGGCGAGGACCACCAGGTGCAGGGTGCCGCGGTCGTGCAGCTCCACGCGGGACATCGCGGCCAGCCGGGCCGCCTGGGCGTCGGGGTCGTGGAGCTTGGCGCGCGTGACATAGCTGCCGCCGTTGCGCCCGCGCACGGTGCTGATCAGGCCCTGGGCGCGCAGCGAGACGAGCGCCTCGCGGGCGGTCACGGTCGCGACGCCGAGCATCGCGGCCAGCTCCGACTCGCTCGGCAGTCGCTCGCCGTCGCGGAGCACGCCGGAGCGGATCGCGTCCGCCAGCCGCTGCTCGACGCGCACCGCGCGGCCGACGTCCTCGAGGGGCGCGAAGATCGCGCCGCGCGTGCGGGTGCCGTGGCGCGGGCTGGACGTCGAGGTCATCCGTCCCCTCCCTGGCACTGGTCCGACGGCTGTCCGGACGCTGCTCGGCCGGACACGGAAACGTTACAGAGCAGACTCTAGACATATAACCTATGGGATCATATGTTTTCGGTGTGACCCAAGCCACCACACCTCCGGCCGACCTCCCGGCAGAGGCCACCGCAGGAGCCGAGGACGCGGTCCCGGCCATCCGGCTGCGCGGCCTCGTCAAGCACTTCGGTGACGTCGCCGCGGTCGACGGCGTCGACCTCGACATCGCCGACGGCGAGTTCTTCTCGATGCTCGGCCCGTCGGGCTCCGGCAAGACGACGGTCCTGCGCCTGATCGCCGGGTTCGAGTCGGCCACCGCCGGCACCGTGGAGCTCGGCGGCACCGACGTCACGAAGGCCGCTCCCTTCGAGCGCGACGTGCACACGGTCTTCCAGGACTACGCGCTCTTCCCGCACATGAGCGTCCTCGACAACGTCGCCTACGGCCTCCGGGTCCGGGGGATGGGTCGCAGCCAGCGCCGCGAGCGGGCCCAGCAGGCGCTCGAGACCGTGCGCCTGGGCCACCTCGGCTCCCGCCGGCCCAGCCAGCTCTCCGGCGGCCAGCGCCAGCGCGTCGCGCTCGCCCGGGCGATCGTCCTCCAGCCGCGCGTCCTCCTGCTCGACGAGCCGCTCGGCGCGCTCGACCTCAAGCTGCGCGAGCAGATGCAGGTCGAGCTCAAGCAGCTCCAGCGCGAGCTCGGCATCACCTTCGTGTTCGTCACCCACGACCAGGAGGAGGCGCTGACCCTCAGCGACCGGATCGCCGTCTTCGACGCGGGCCGGATCCAGCAGCTGGGCACGCCGCAGGAGATCTACGAGCAGCCGGCCTCGGCGTACGTCGCCGGCTTCGTCGGTACGACGAACCTCCTCGACGCGGCCACGTCCCAGCGGCTCCTCGGCGTCGACGCCGAGCACGCCGTGCGTCCCGAGCGCCTCCGGCTCTCGCCCGCCGCCGAGATGGAGAAGGCCGGGCCCGGCGAGGTCCGCCTCTCCGCGGTCGTCACGGAGACCATCTACCTCGGCGTCGGCAACCGGGTGCACCTGCGCACGGACGACGGCCTGGAGCTGGTCGCCCTCGAGCAGTCCACCGGCTCCCTCGACGACAGCGACCACCGCGGCGACCACGTCACGGTCCGCTTCGCACGGGCCGACGCCGTCGCCCTCGCCGCGGCCCCCTGATCCCCCATCAGCAGAACCCGCACCACCATCCCTCGAAAGAAAGCGGAGCTCTCTCATGAAATCCACCTTCCGGCGCGGCCGCGTGGCCATCGCCTGCCTGACCCTGGTGTCGGTCTCGGCACTGTCCGCGTGTGGCAGCAGCGACGACGACAAGAAGACCGACGCGGTCGAGAAGCTCGGCGACTTCGAGGGCAAGGTCTCGATCCTCGCCTGGCCCGGCTACGTCGAGGACGGCACCAACGACCCGAACGTCGACTGGGTGTCCGCCTTCGAGAAGAAGACCGGCTGCGAGGTCACCAGCAAGGCCTACGGCACCTCCGACGAGGCGCTGAACCTCGCCAAGACCGGTGACTACGACGTGATCGCCGCCTCCGGCGACCTGTCGCTGCGCCTGATCGCCTCCGACGAGGCGCAGGCCATCAACACCGACCTCGTGCCCAACTACGAGAACGTCTACGACTTCCTCAAGGACACCGAGTGGAACTCGGTGGACGGCAAGAACTACGGCGTCCCGCACGGCTACGGCGCCAACCTGCTGATGTTCAACAAGAAGAACGTCTCGGACACCAGCTCGTGGGGCGCGGTCTTCGAGAAGGACCAGCTCGAGAAGAACAAGGGCAAGGTGACGGCGTACGACTCGCCGATCTACATCGCCGACGCCGCCCTCTACCTGATGAAGACCCAGCCCGACCTGGGCATCACCAACCCGTACGCCCTCGACGAGGACCAGCTCGCCGCGGCCGTCGACCTGCTCAAGGTCCAGCGCCAGTACGTCGGCGAGTACTGGTCGGACTACCTCAAGGAGATCCAGGCCTTCGAGACCGGCGACTCGGTGGTCGGCACCACCTGGCAGGTCATCAAGAACAACATCAAGAACAAGGACGTCGACGTCACGCTGCCGAAGGAGGGCGCGACCGCGTGGAACGACACCTGGATGCTGTCCTCCCAGGCGAAGAGCCCCAACTGCGCCTACGCGTGGATGGACTACATCCTCAGCCCGGAGGCCAACGCGCAGGCGACGGAGTACTTCGGCGAGGCGCCGAACAGCCCCGAGGCGTGCGAGAAGACCACCGACCCGAAGCACTGCGAGACCTTCCACGCCGGTGACCAGGAGTACGCCAAGCAGCTGTGGTTCTGGCGCACCCCGGTCAAGGAGTGCCTCGACGGACGCACCGACGTCCAGTGCACCGACTACGCCCAGTGGACGCAGGCCTGGACGGAGATCAAGGGCTAACGATGTCGACCTCGTCGATCACGCCCGACCAGGCGCCGGCCCCCGCCCTGCGGGGGCCGGCCGCCCGGCCGGTCTCCCGGTTCCTGCACCGCTGGGTGTGGGTGCGCCTGTCCCTCCTGCTGTCCGCGCCGCTCGCGTGGATGCTGCTCGTGTACGTCGTGGCGCTGGCCGCGCTGCTGATCACGTCGCTGTGGTCGGTGGACAGCCTGAGCAGCGAGATCGACAAGACCTGGACGCTCGACAACTTCCGCACCCTGTGGGAGAACGAGGTCTACCGGAAGGTCACGCTCCGCACCGTCGGCGTGGCCGCCGCGGTCACCGTGGTCGACGTGGCGATCGCCCTGCCGATCGCCTTCTACATGGCGAAGGTCGCCACCCCGCGAGCCCGGCGGATGCTCGTCGTCGCGGTGCTCACCCCCCTGTGGGCGAGCTATCTCGTGAAGGTGTTCGCCTGGCGGGTCGTCCTGTCCGAGGGCGGCCTGGCCGAGTGGACCGGCCTCGGAACCCCCGGCTACGGGCTGACCGCCGTCGTCATCACCCAGTCCTACATCTGGCTGCCGTACGTGATCCTGCCGATCTTCGCGGCGCTCGAGCGGGTCCCCGACTCGCTGCTCGAGGCGGCGGGCGACCTCGGCGCGCCGTCCGGCATGGTGATGCGCTCGGTCGTGCTGCCGCTGCTGGTGCCCGGCATCGTCGCCGGCGCGATCTTCAGCTTCTCGCTGACGATGGGCGACTACATCACCGTCAACATCGTGGGCGGTGCCAGCCAGATGCTCGGCAACCTCGTCTTCGTCAACGCCGGTGCGGCCAACAACCTGCCGCTCGCCGCGGCCATCGCGATGATCCCGATCGTGGTGATGCTCGTGCTGCTGACGGCCATCCGTCGTACCGGAGCACTGGAGAACCTATGATGGAGAGCGTCCGATGACCCTCAGCCCCCTGGCCCGCCGCCTGCTGGCGGCCCTCACGTTCGGCGTCCTCGCGCTGATCTACGTGCCGCTGCTGGTGGTCGTGGCCAACTCGCTCAACCCGAGCCAGTCGATGACCTGGCCGCTGGACGGCGTCACCCTCGAGTGGTGGCGCCGGGCGGCCCGGAGCGACGGCGCCCGTGAGGCGCTGCTGACCAGCCTGCAGGTCGGCGCCGTCGCGACGCTGATCGCCCTCGTCCTCGGCACGCTGCTGGCGCTGGCCCTGCAGCGGTACTCCTTCTTCGGCAAGAACTCCGTCAACCTGCTGGTGATCCTGCCGATCGCGCTGCCCGGCGTGGTCACGGGCATCGCGCTCAACAACGGCTTCCGGACCATCCTCGGGGTGGACCTGTCGCTGTGGACGATCGTGATCGCACACGCGACCTTCTGCATCGTCACCGTCTTCAACAACGTCCAGGCCCGCCTGCGGCGGATGGGCACCAGCCTCGAGGAGGCGTCGTCCGACCTCGGCGCGGGGGTCTTCATGACCTTCTGGCTGGTCACCCTGCCGCAGCTCCGCTCGGCCCTTCTCGCGGGTGGCATGCTGGCATTCGCGCTCAGCTTCGACGAGATCATCGTGACCACCTTCACGGCCGGCCAGGGTGCCAACACCCTGCCGATCTGGATCCTCAACAACATGTTCCGGCCCAACCAGGCGCCGGTGGTCAACGTGGTCGCGGTCGTGCTGATCGTGTTCTCGATCGTCCCGGTGTGGCTGGCCCAGCGCCTGTCCTCCGACGTCGAGGCCGCCCGCTGACCTGCCCCGCACCGACCACCGACGACCGCACCACCACCCCCAGGAGAACCCCGCATGACCGAGATCGAGTACGCCGTCCGCAACCCCGCCACGGGCGAGCTGGTCGAGACCTTCCCCACCGCCACCGACGCCGAGGTGCGTGCGGCGGTCGACGCCGCGGCGGCGGCGTACACGAGCTGGGGCCGGACGTCCACGGTCGCCGACCGGGCCGCGCTGATCCGCCGGGTCGCCGAGCTGCACCGCGAGCGCAGCGCCGAGCTGGCCGCGGCGATGGTCGAGGAGATGGGCAAGCCGCTCAGCGACGCCGAGGGCGAGGTCGACTTCTCGGCCTCGATCTACGAGTTCTACGCCGACAACGCCGAGCGCTTCCTCGCCGACGAGGAGATCCCGCTCGGCGAGGGCGAGGGCACCGCGGTCATCCGCCGGATGCCGGTCGGCGTGCTGCTCGGGATCATGCCGTGGAACTTCCCCGTCTACCAGATCGCCCGCTTCGCCGGCCCCAACCTCGCGACCGGCAACACGATCGTCCTCAAGCACGCGCCGCAGTGCCCGCGCTCCGCCGCCCTGCAGGAGCAGATCTTCAAGGACGCCGGCTTCCCCGAGGGCGCCTACGTCAACATCTACGCCACCAACGAGCAGATTGCGGACGTGATCGCCGACCCGCGCGTCCAGGGCGTCTCGCTGACCGGCTCCGAGCGCGCCGGCGCGGCCGTCGCCGAGATCGCCGGGCGCAACCTCAAGAAGGTCGTGCTCGAGCTCGGCGGCTCGGACCCGTTCATCGTGCTCTCGACCGACGACCTCGACGCCACCGTCGACGCCGCGGTGTTCGCGCGGATGGACAACGCCGGCCAGGTCTGCAACGGCGGCAAGCGCTTCATCGTCGCCGACGGCCTGTACGACGACTTCGTCGGCCGCTTCACCGAGAAGCTCCTCGCCGCCTCCGAGGGCTCCCCGCTGTCGTCGGTCACCGCGGCCGACAACCTCGACGCCCAGGTGGCGACGGCGGTCGCCGGCGGCGCCGAGCTGACCACCGCGGGCGAGCGCAAGGGTGCGTTCTACCCCAGCGGCGTGCTGTCGGGGATCACGACCGACAACCCGGCGTACCACCAGGAGCTGTTCGGCCCGGTCGCCATGGTGTTCCGCGCCGCCGACGAGGACGACGCCGTCCGGATCGCCAACGACACGCCCTACGGCCTGGGCTCCTACGTGTTCTCGAGCGACCCGGCCCAGGCCCAGCGGGTCGCCGAGCAGATCGAGGCCGGCATGGTCTTCGTCAACGGCGTCGGCCTGGACGCGGCCGAGCTGCCCTTCGGCGGCGTGAAGCGCTCCGGCTTCGGCCGCGAGCTGGGCCGCTTCGGCATGGAGGAGTTCGTCAACAAGAAGCTCATCCGCACCGTCTGACCCTCTCCGGGGCTCCTGATCTGCCACGCAACTACCGAATTCGTCGTCGATCCGCCCGGATCGCAGCGAATTCGGTAGTTGCGTCGCCGACTCCGGAACCCCGCAGCTCGCCCGATAGCCTGATCCCCATGCCCAGCGTGCGCCCGATCAGCCCGACCGAGCACCGCGACTACCTCGCCACGCTGCCATCGGCGAGCTTCCTGCAGACCCCCGGCTGGGGGAAGGTGAAGTCCGAGTGGCGCAGCGAGTCGCTCGGGTGGTTCGACGACGAGGGGAAGCAGGTCGGCGTCGCCCTGGTGCTCTACCGCCAGCTGCCGAGGCTCAAGCGCTTCCTCGCCTACCTGCCCGAGGGGCCGGTGATCGACTGGGCGGACGACGACCTCGCCGCGTGGCTCGACCCGATGGTGGCGCACCTGAGGAAGCAGGGTGCGTTCGCCGTACGGATCGGCCCGCCGGTGGTGACCCGCCGCTGGACCACCGCGCAGGTCAAGGAGGGCATCGCCGACGCCGACGTGCGGCTGCTCAGCCAGATCCCGCCGGCCGAGCGCAACCCCATCGGCGCGCGCACCGTCGCCCAGCTGCACGAGCTCGGCTGGCGCCACCAGGGTGTCGAGGGCGGCTTCGCCGCGGGCCAGCCGCAGTTCGTCTTCCAGGTCCCGCTGCGCCACGCCGACGGCACGCAGCGCACCGAGGACGAGGTCCTCAAGGGCATGAACCAGCTCTGGCGCCGCAACATCAAGAAGGCCGCCAAGGAGGGCGTCGAGGTCGCCACCGGCAGCCGCGAGGACCTCAAGGCCTTCCACGAGCTCTACGTGCACACCGCCGAGCGCGACCACTTCACGCCGCGTCCGCTGCGCTACTTCGAGACCATGTACGACGCCCTCCGCGCCGACGGCGAGGAGCGGTTCACGCTCTGGATGGGCCGGCACGAGGGCGACCTGGTCGCCTCGACGATCGCGATCCGGGTCGGCGAGCACGCGTGGTACTCCTACGGCGCCTCCTCCACCGAGAAGCGCGAGGTCCGCGGCTCCAACGCGGTGCAGTGGGCGATGATCCGCGACGCGATCGCCGCCGGCGCGGCGGTCTACGACCTGCGCGGCATCACCGAGACCCTCGACGCCGACGACCCGCACGTCGGGCTGATCCAGTTCAAGGTCGGCACCGGCGGCGAGGCGGTCGAGCACGCCGGCGAGTGGGACCTGCCGGTCAACCGGGCCCTCTACAAGGCCTTCCAGGTCTACCTGGCGC
Above is a genomic segment from Nocardioides aromaticivorans containing:
- a CDS encoding group II truncated hemoglobin — translated: MTGSPDPTTPSILAWAGGLPALRRLTTVFYARVPHDPVLAPVFAGMDADHPEHVALWLAEVFGGPADYTAHRGGHPHMARQHLGRGITEQQRRRWVDLLLDAADEVGLPTDPEFRAVFVYYLEWGTRMALVYSGDDPPPIDAADVPIWQWGQTPPWQPDRRDESD
- a CDS encoding cache domain-containing protein produces the protein MGSMVIEGASGSASPAALACAREVEAYFQGVIEALDVVRSGLEDVCRRTPLLAADLVAAAHPLTRDLLAGLPLFGGGFVAAPGFLADHHLYLAWWQGEEQQLLAQSTVSGSGDPVDYSRVEWYRTPVETGRAHVTGPFVDYVCSDEYMLTTTVPVEVDGRIVGVVGADTLLDTFESLLLGAVREAGAAVVNQSFRVVLSADPRVPTGRLIAPEQRGALIPCGDLPLGVLVG
- a CDS encoding FadR/GntR family transcriptional regulator, coding for MTSTSSPRHGTRTRGAIFAPLEDVGRAVRVEQRLADAIRSGVLRDGERLPSESELAAMLGVATVTAREALVSLRAQGLISTVRGRNGGSYVTRAKLHDPDAQAARLAAMSRVELHDRGTLHLVVLAGCAELAAEYADAADVDLLASLLPEAGDADPGHWRHADAELHLTLAALSQSARMTRQVVGLEADFGALLRQPLGDPEFQAFTRTCHEELFTALRAHDGDAARKAVRRQLDRAVDELAVLHASYR
- a CDS encoding ABC transporter ATP-binding protein — translated: MTQATTPPADLPAEATAGAEDAVPAIRLRGLVKHFGDVAAVDGVDLDIADGEFFSMLGPSGSGKTTVLRLIAGFESATAGTVELGGTDVTKAAPFERDVHTVFQDYALFPHMSVLDNVAYGLRVRGMGRSQRRERAQQALETVRLGHLGSRRPSQLSGGQRQRVALARAIVLQPRVLLLDEPLGALDLKLREQMQVELKQLQRELGITFVFVTHDQEEALTLSDRIAVFDAGRIQQLGTPQEIYEQPASAYVAGFVGTTNLLDAATSQRLLGVDAEHAVRPERLRLSPAAEMEKAGPGEVRLSAVVTETIYLGVGNRVHLRTDDGLELVALEQSTGSLDDSDHRGDHVTVRFARADAVALAAAP
- a CDS encoding extracellular solute-binding protein; protein product: MKSTFRRGRVAIACLTLVSVSALSACGSSDDDKKTDAVEKLGDFEGKVSILAWPGYVEDGTNDPNVDWVSAFEKKTGCEVTSKAYGTSDEALNLAKTGDYDVIAASGDLSLRLIASDEAQAINTDLVPNYENVYDFLKDTEWNSVDGKNYGVPHGYGANLLMFNKKNVSDTSSWGAVFEKDQLEKNKGKVTAYDSPIYIADAALYLMKTQPDLGITNPYALDEDQLAAAVDLLKVQRQYVGEYWSDYLKEIQAFETGDSVVGTTWQVIKNNIKNKDVDVTLPKEGATAWNDTWMLSSQAKSPNCAYAWMDYILSPEANAQATEYFGEAPNSPEACEKTTDPKHCETFHAGDQEYAKQLWFWRTPVKECLDGRTDVQCTDYAQWTQAWTEIKG
- a CDS encoding ABC transporter permease, yielding MSTSSITPDQAPAPALRGPAARPVSRFLHRWVWVRLSLLLSAPLAWMLLVYVVALAALLITSLWSVDSLSSEIDKTWTLDNFRTLWENEVYRKVTLRTVGVAAAVTVVDVAIALPIAFYMAKVATPRARRMLVVAVLTPLWASYLVKVFAWRVVLSEGGLAEWTGLGTPGYGLTAVVITQSYIWLPYVILPIFAALERVPDSLLEAAGDLGAPSGMVMRSVVLPLLVPGIVAGAIFSFSLTMGDYITVNIVGGASQMLGNLVFVNAGAANNLPLAAAIAMIPIVVMLVLLTAIRRTGALENL
- a CDS encoding ABC transporter permease, translated to MTLSPLARRLLAALTFGVLALIYVPLLVVVANSLNPSQSMTWPLDGVTLEWWRRAARSDGAREALLTSLQVGAVATLIALVLGTLLALALQRYSFFGKNSVNLLVILPIALPGVVTGIALNNGFRTILGVDLSLWTIVIAHATFCIVTVFNNVQARLRRMGTSLEEASSDLGAGVFMTFWLVTLPQLRSALLAGGMLAFALSFDEIIVTTFTAGQGANTLPIWILNNMFRPNQAPVVNVVAVVLIVFSIVPVWLAQRLSSDVEAAR
- a CDS encoding NAD-dependent succinate-semialdehyde dehydrogenase; its protein translation is MTEIEYAVRNPATGELVETFPTATDAEVRAAVDAAAAAYTSWGRTSTVADRAALIRRVAELHRERSAELAAAMVEEMGKPLSDAEGEVDFSASIYEFYADNAERFLADEEIPLGEGEGTAVIRRMPVGVLLGIMPWNFPVYQIARFAGPNLATGNTIVLKHAPQCPRSAALQEQIFKDAGFPEGAYVNIYATNEQIADVIADPRVQGVSLTGSERAGAAVAEIAGRNLKKVVLELGGSDPFIVLSTDDLDATVDAAVFARMDNAGQVCNGGKRFIVADGLYDDFVGRFTEKLLAASEGSPLSSVTAADNLDAQVATAVAGGAELTTAGERKGAFYPSGVLSGITTDNPAYHQELFGPVAMVFRAADEDDAVRIANDTPYGLGSYVFSSDPAQAQRVAEQIEAGMVFVNGVGLDAAELPFGGVKRSGFGRELGRFGMEEFVNKKLIRTV
- a CDS encoding lipid II:glycine glycyltransferase FemX; this translates as MPSVRPISPTEHRDYLATLPSASFLQTPGWGKVKSEWRSESLGWFDDEGKQVGVALVLYRQLPRLKRFLAYLPEGPVIDWADDDLAAWLDPMVAHLRKQGAFAVRIGPPVVTRRWTTAQVKEGIADADVRLLSQIPPAERNPIGARTVAQLHELGWRHQGVEGGFAAGQPQFVFQVPLRHADGTQRTEDEVLKGMNQLWRRNIKKAAKEGVEVATGSREDLKAFHELYVHTAERDHFTPRPLRYFETMYDALRADGEERFTLWMGRHEGDLVASTIAIRVGEHAWYSYGASSTEKREVRGSNAVQWAMIRDAIAAGAAVYDLRGITETLDADDPHVGLIQFKVGTGGEAVEHAGEWDLPVNRALYKAFQVYLARRG